The DNA sequence ACCGATTTGAACTTTTCCTACAAATTAGCCAAAATCATTCTGTGAACTTTAGTGATGACAGGGTAAGAACAAATAACTTTATTAACTTCAATGATAAGTCATGAAAACTTAAACCATAGGAACCCTCCATTCATGCTGCCTTATTTCCGAACTATTGAGCAATATATGCTACCTCTAAGTAAAGTCCCTGCAAAGAGTTGATaacttgtgtgtgtgtgctgaGTTGAAAAGCATGTCTTGTCACAAAGACGTATGGAGAGATTTATGTTGGCAAAAAATACATTCTGTGGTGAAGATACGAAACAAAGATTTGCTGCACTATTGATTTGGGACTCTGGGAGATTCTGTCATGTACTCCTGCCTCACTTCCCAGTTCCCATGCATGGCAGCATACCAGAACAGAAAACCCTTTTCAATCAAGAAACATGGAAACCTTGTCTTTAAGTCTGCTCTTATTCTTCACCAAAGGGAGAGATTTATGTTCTGCAGTGAAGATGTGAAACAAAGATTGGACGCACAATGACAGATATTGTGTCATGTATTCCCACCTCACTTCTTGCGCATGGCAGCATACCAGAACAGAGAACCTATTCAATCAAGAAACATGGAGATCTTGTCCTTAAGGCTGCTTTTCTTCTTCACCAAAGGGACTACTTCTGACTCAACATTCTTGCTTTCACTTTGCTTCCTGAATTCATAAGCCAAGATCTCCTCGGTAGtaatttccatctttttttcctctttttggggtttcttgagcagTGGACCTAAAAATAAATCCAACATATCTTGAGTAGGGTCCCCTGTTCTTCTGAGATCAGTGATTATGCTTTTACTTATTGAATCATCCTGATCCTTGAACCCAGTCTTgcttaaattaaaatttgaacttTCTGCTGGATTATTGGATGATCCCCTGCTGCTTTGAGTGCACTTCAGAGAACCACCTGACTCTATCTCTATGCTAGAGAAGTTGGCTTCCAGAGGTTGGGTTACTGATGTGGCTTCTTCTCTTTCAGATGGTTGATTGTTGATATCATTATCAGCTTTGACATACTGCACAAAAAAATTGTAGCCAACTtaaaattcttctcttttttaagtttgatgCTAGTTTCTCCATAACATAATCAAAACAGTCATTATAAATCATGATGTATCAACCAGCCATCATAGGGATAATCTCGCAATGAATCCTCAAgattggttttatttatttattttttttttttcagatgctAGAAAAAATGATTATATGCCTACAAAAATTTCTGATGCCTTTGCATAAAGAGTCttatattccctttttttttcctccgcATCCTATTTACCCTATATATTTGGATTGGACAAGAGAAGAACATTCACTTTTATCCATGTGAAAAAAAACATCCTATCCTTTTCCAAAGGGCCAAGGAGGTTCAATCCAATGAAAATACAGTAGGTTCAAAGTGTATCCAGATTTGATCCGTTTACTTATTGGATCACTTCTTAACGAATCGGATCAACCTTTTCAAATTGGATCTGGATCAGATTGGAACAAAATCTGATCCATCGACAACCCTAGAACCTGAAAAAAGGTTCATTGATCAAAACAACTGTATATGTTACCATATTATACTTGTGgatagaaaagaaggaaaatcaagAATAATTAGTCCTTTCTAGCATCATGTACAAAAGAATATCACCTCTTCAGCAATGCTCATTAGATCTTCCATTGTCAGTTCTCCATCCTCTTCACTAGGTGACAGGGCCGGGATCTCAGCACTACTTTCAACCCTGTAATTCTTTCCTCCTCGTTTCCTTTCAGAAGCAGCTTCCCGAACTGCAATCTGAGTGCCACAACTTCTCTTTGTTCTTCTCTTCGGAACTTCATCTTCATTATGGGTAAGACCATCACTATCCACATCTCTTTGAAAGAGATTTGTTTTTCCCGACTTTTTTGTGCATTTTACTAGTAAGCTTGAATCCACTTCCCCAAGTTCCTTGTCACAAAGTTGGGCTTCTTTTTCAAGCCTCTTAGCTTTAGGTTTTCTCTTGGGCTGGGGAGCAAAGGATGAATTTGCTAGTCCTGATGAAACATTCTCTTCATCTTTATTCCCAGACTTACATCCTTGGTCAGCTGCAGCTACTCCCTGCATCCAAGGTGGTAATCGCCGCCTTCTTCCCACATCAATGCCAACTTCAGCACCCATGAgcttctttaaaattttttgttgatgatggtccaagGCTAACCCAGCAATACCTTCAGCCATAAACATGGCAAAAAGTTACAAGAAT is a window from the Macadamia integrifolia cultivar HAES 741 chromosome 5, SCU_Mint_v3, whole genome shotgun sequence genome containing:
- the LOC122078867 gene encoding uncharacterized protein LOC122078867, which translates into the protein MGAEVGIDVGRRRRLPPWMQGVAAADQGCKSGNKDEENVSSGLANSSFAPQPKRKPKAKRLEKEAQLCDKELGEVDSSLLVKCTKKSGKTNLFQRDVDSDGLTHNEDEVPKRRTKRSCGTQIAVREAASERKRGGKNYRVESSAEIPALSPSEEDGELTMEDLMSIAEEYVKADNDINNQPSEREEATSVTQPLEANFSSIEIESGGSLKCTQSSRGSSNNPAESSNFNLSKTGFKDQDDSISKSIITDLRRTGDPTQDMLDLFLGPLLKKPQKEEKKMEITTEEILAYEFRKQSESKNVESEVVPLVKKKSSLKDKISMFLD